In Canis lupus dingo isolate Sandy chromosome 12, ASM325472v2, whole genome shotgun sequence, the following proteins share a genomic window:
- the FAM120B gene encoding constitutive coactivator of peroxisome proliferator-activated receptor gamma isoform X7 has translation MNIPGGTPNLKLLWLNQEPGTQARRVEALLGCFDLSSSREELQAVENPFRALCCLLTYLFVQVDTLCLEDLHAFIAQALCLQGKSTVQLVDLQLDYIDSRAVQLGSLLVRGLTTLVLVNSACGFPWRTSDFMPWNVFDGKLFHQKYLQSEKGYAVEALVEHNRSRLTRFHALKSVVCKACAKENRRIVSRQHWRSHQPGRWGRQGSGSHRTSSGCSRADPGQHWRDSGPGSRQYEPDHWRRYSSSSGWSN, from the exons ATGAACATTCCAG GAGGAACACCTAATTTGAAATTACTGTGGCTGAACCAAGAGCCAGGGACACAAGCCCGGCGCGTGGAGGCCCTGCTCGGCTGTTTCGACCTTTCGTCGTCCAGAGAAGAGCTGCAGGCGGTGGAGAACCCATTTAGGGCACTGTGCTGCCTGCTGACCTACCTGTTCGTGCAG gtGGACACTCTTTGCCTGGAGGATCTGCATGCTTTCATTGCTCAGGCCTTGTGCCTCCAAGGAAAGTCCACGGTGCAGCTCGTCGACCTACAG CTTGACTACATTGACTCCCGAGCGGTgcagctgggctccctgctggtgCGCGGCCTCACCACCCTGGTCCTGGTCAACAGCGCGTGCGGCTTCCCCTGGAGGACGAGTGACTTCATGCCCTGGAACGTATTCGACGGGAAGCTCTTTCATCAGAAGTACCTGCAGTCGGAGAAGGGGTACGCGGTGGAGGCTCTCGTGGAGCACAAC AGGTCCCGGCTCACCAGGTTCCACGCGCTCAAGTCGGTCGTGTGCAAGGCGTGCGCAAAGGAGAACAGGCGCATCGTGAGCCGGCAGCACTGGCGCTCGCACCAGCCAG GCcgctgggggaggcagggatcTGGCTCCCACAGGACGAGCTCTGGCTGCAGCCGGGCAGACCCAGGACAGCACTGGAGGGACTCGGGACCAG GAAGTAGACAGTATGAGCCTGACCACTGGAGAAGATACTCCTCCTCCTCTGG